In a genomic window of Armatimonadota bacterium:
- a CDS encoding UPF0182 family protein — protein sequence MDRIPHGVNRPGRPAPQPSRPSRGWTWVMAIALILLLLGGRLVNFWVDWRWFGEVGYTQVFWTLLQAQWGLGIVFAVLFLAIALPNVYLALKMLPPPAIPVDLRGQVEMVARRTLGPLLYGGALVLALLAGATASGQYESFLLYKAAAPFNVLDPLFKNDVGYYVFQLPFQSFAVGFALSALILTLIGVTFAYAVTAAQYYDPVRGWLLLGRRIPPQAAKHISALVALALLVKAYSYYLQRYDLLYASSDVVSAGAGYADVHALLPVLYLLLALSVFAAIVWVAQLAFRKVTWGFGALVLLVAVSFAGGTVYPGIVDQVRVKPNEFTAQEPFIENNIEFTRRAYNLDATRITEFPIHNDMSAGLIRRNSQTIDNARLWDYNIAVQAYRQLQEIKPYYVFNSVDVDRYTINGKYRQVLVAAREMNQALLPSQAKSFQNIHLVYTHGFGVCMSPVNEVSGDNQPTFLMKGIPPTTSTDLSLTQPRIYFGESRQDWAVVDGNTKELDYPGSPDVYSSYDGKAGIRIGGGLSRLVLSAYLGDQNFLLSRFITSDSRLMIRREIGERISTIAPFLSLDQDPYPVVADGRIIWLQDAYTVSDRYPYSESTGDFNYIRNSVKIAVDAYDGTVTFYEADPGDPILRAYSRIFPGMFKPISSMPAQLHNHIRYPEDLFNIQSRKYLTYHMTDAKTFFTKEDAWDLPNAARGPIGQQVSESMEAYYVIMRLPGEKRQEMVMIRPFTPRAKNNMIAWMAARCDQRSYADIVTYRFPIDNLPLGPSQMDASILQKPDISKELTLLNQQGSQVVLGNMLTIPLEKSLLYVQPLYVQSENQGNSRAELVRVIVAYGDRVEMAGTLGEALNNIFGAGTMSTGGTIETAPAAGPASTAKVGTRAMVQRATRAWNKAQAAQRAGDWARYGAALKDLDRALKSLEQANP from the coding sequence ATGGATCGCATCCCGCACGGCGTGAATCGTCCCGGCAGGCCGGCTCCGCAGCCGTCGCGCCCATCTCGTGGGTGGACCTGGGTGATGGCCATCGCCCTGATCCTTCTGCTGCTGGGTGGACGTCTCGTCAATTTCTGGGTCGACTGGCGCTGGTTCGGCGAGGTCGGCTATACGCAGGTCTTCTGGACGCTGCTTCAGGCGCAGTGGGGACTGGGCATCGTTTTCGCCGTCCTCTTTCTGGCCATCGCGCTTCCCAACGTTTACCTCGCGCTCAAAATGCTCCCCCCGCCCGCGATCCCCGTGGATCTCCGTGGGCAGGTTGAGATGGTGGCGCGGCGCACTCTGGGGCCGCTCCTGTATGGCGGTGCCCTCGTGCTTGCCTTGCTTGCGGGCGCAACCGCCTCCGGACAGTACGAGTCTTTCCTGCTCTACAAAGCTGCCGCTCCGTTCAACGTGCTGGACCCTCTATTCAAGAATGATGTGGGCTATTATGTCTTCCAGCTGCCGTTTCAGTCGTTTGCCGTCGGATTCGCCCTCTCCGCGCTGATTCTCACTCTCATCGGCGTGACGTTCGCCTACGCGGTCACCGCCGCCCAGTACTACGACCCGGTCCGGGGCTGGCTCCTGTTGGGAAGGCGAATACCCCCTCAGGCGGCGAAGCACATCAGCGCGCTCGTCGCGTTGGCGCTCCTCGTGAAGGCGTATTCCTATTACCTGCAGCGTTACGACCTGCTCTATGCCTCGTCCGACGTGGTTTCCGCCGGGGCAGGCTATGCGGACGTTCACGCGCTACTGCCTGTGCTGTACCTTCTTCTGGCCCTCAGCGTCTTTGCGGCGATTGTCTGGGTGGCGCAACTGGCATTCCGGAAGGTCACGTGGGGCTTTGGAGCGCTCGTTCTGCTGGTTGCGGTGTCTTTCGCGGGCGGAACCGTGTATCCGGGCATTGTGGACCAGGTTCGCGTGAAGCCCAACGAGTTCACCGCGCAGGAGCCATTCATCGAGAACAACATCGAGTTCACGCGTCGCGCCTACAACCTGGACGCGACACGGATCACCGAATTTCCGATCCACAACGACATGTCGGCCGGCCTCATCCGGCGAAACTCGCAGACCATCGATAATGCGCGCCTGTGGGACTACAACATCGCCGTCCAGGCGTACCGCCAGTTGCAGGAAATCAAGCCGTACTATGTTTTCAACTCCGTGGACGTCGATCGCTACACCATCAATGGCAAGTATCGCCAGGTGCTGGTGGCCGCGCGGGAGATGAATCAGGCGCTCCTGCCGTCCCAGGCCAAGTCCTTTCAGAATATCCACCTGGTCTATACGCACGGGTTTGGCGTATGCATGAGCCCCGTGAACGAAGTGTCCGGCGACAACCAGCCGACTTTCCTGATGAAAGGCATCCCGCCCACGACATCCACGGACCTGTCCCTCACTCAGCCGCGCATCTATTTCGGCGAGTCCCGGCAGGACTGGGCCGTTGTTGACGGAAATACCAAGGAACTGGACTATCCCGGCTCGCCGGATGTCTATTCCTCCTACGACGGCAAGGCAGGCATCCGCATCGGCGGCGGTCTGTCCCGCCTCGTCCTTTCCGCGTATCTCGGAGACCAGAACTTCCTGTTGAGCCGGTTCATCACGTCGGACAGCCGCCTGATGATCCGACGGGAGATAGGCGAGCGCATCAGCACCATCGCGCCGTTCCTGTCGCTCGACCAGGATCCGTACCCGGTGGTCGCGGATGGACGCATTATCTGGCTGCAGGATGCCTACACGGTGTCCGATCGCTATCCGTACAGCGAGAGCACCGGCGACTTCAATTATATCCGTAACAGCGTGAAGATCGCCGTTGACGCGTACGACGGAACGGTGACGTTCTACGAGGCGGACCCGGGCGATCCGATCCTAAGGGCATACTCCCGGATCTTCCCCGGCATGTTCAAACCGATATCCTCGATGCCGGCTCAGCTTCACAATCACATCCGGTATCCGGAAGACCTCTTCAACATCCAGTCGCGCAAATACCTGACCTATCACATGACGGACGCGAAGACCTTCTTCACCAAGGAGGACGCGTGGGATCTCCCGAACGCCGCGCGCGGCCCCATTGGACAGCAGGTGAGCGAAAGTATGGAGGCCTATTACGTGATCATGCGCCTTCCGGGCGAGAAGCGCCAGGAGATGGTGATGATCCGGCCGTTCACCCCCCGCGCGAAGAATAACATGATCGCCTGGATGGCCGCGCGGTGTGACCAGCGATCTTACGCCGACATCGTGACCTACCGCTTCCCGATCGACAACCTGCCGCTCGGTCCCAGCCAGATGGACGCCAGCATCCTCCAGAAGCCGGACATCTCCAAGGAACTGACCCTGCTGAACCAGCAGGGCTCCCAGGTTGTGCTGGGAAACATGCTCACCATACCGCTGGAGAAGAGCCTGCTCTACGTCCAGCCCCTCTACGTGCAATCGGAGAATCAGGGGAACAGCCGCGCGGAACTTGTCCGGGTGATCGTCGCCTACGGGGACCGCGTTGAGATGGCGGGCACGCTGGGCGAAGCCCTGAACAACATCTTCGGCGCCGGCACGATGTCCACAGGCGGAACCATCGAGACCGCCCCGGCGGCCGGCCCGGCATCAACCGCGAAAGTCGGAACCAGGGCGATGGTCCAGAGGGCGACGCGGGCGTGGAACAAGGCACAGGCTGCGCAAAGGGCCGGCGACTGGGCCAGGTATGGCGCGGCGTTGAAGGACCTCGACCGGGCGCTCAAGAGCCTGGAACAGGCCAATCCGTAG
- a CDS encoding polyprenyl synthetase family protein produces MTSVEMVSRADEHMAEVEEFLRSQLASDDPLMASVCRYALDSGGKRLRPALVMLCGRLLGAGTQDLLPAAAAVEMIHTATLLHDDIMDASPMRRGRLTVCRRWDPKVAVFAGDYILSRAFNLLSDYGRKDVMSVFSEVTTRLCEGEVLQASKRGDLEISVDDYLEIINCKTAHFLSSCCRVGGLVANADEPALDALSQYGKQIGLVFQMTDDLLDYVGDTRETGKDVGADFREGKYTLPVIVALQARDETSRRLVDVLAHGDCSNAAFTRVRSLVIRSGALDRARAAADKCTEAAVESLNSLPDGGEREALRRLAQWIASRTA; encoded by the coding sequence ATGACCTCCGTTGAAATGGTATCGCGCGCCGACGAGCATATGGCGGAGGTGGAGGAGTTTCTTCGTTCGCAACTCGCCTCGGACGATCCGCTCATGGCATCTGTCTGCCGGTACGCACTCGATTCAGGCGGCAAGCGGCTTCGTCCGGCCCTGGTGATGCTGTGCGGACGCCTGTTGGGCGCCGGCACGCAGGACTTGCTCCCCGCCGCCGCCGCGGTGGAGATGATCCATACCGCCACGCTGCTTCACGACGACATCATGGACGCTTCCCCGATGCGCAGGGGCCGCCTCACGGTTTGCCGCAGGTGGGACCCGAAGGTCGCGGTTTTCGCCGGCGACTATATTCTCAGCCGGGCCTTCAACCTGCTCAGCGACTACGGCCGCAAGGACGTCATGAGTGTGTTCAGCGAGGTGACAACGCGTCTCTGCGAAGGCGAGGTGCTTCAGGCATCCAAGAGGGGTGACCTGGAGATTTCCGTGGACGACTACCTGGAAATCATAAACTGCAAGACGGCGCATTTTCTGTCGTCCTGCTGTCGCGTGGGCGGTCTCGTGGCCAACGCAGACGAACCGGCGCTTGACGCTCTGTCGCAATATGGCAAACAGATCGGCCTCGTGTTCCAGATGACCGACGATCTGCTCGACTACGTGGGCGACACACGCGAGACCGGCAAGGACGTCGGGGCGGATTTCCGTGAGGGGAAGTACACTCTCCCGGTCATCGTGGCGCTGCAGGCACGCGATGAAACGTCCAGGCGCCTCGTTGACGTACTGGCGCATGGAGATTGCTCGAACGCTGCGTTCACACGGGTTCGGTCCCTGGTCATCCGGTCAGGGGCGCTGGACCGCGCGCGTGCGGCGGCCGATAAATGCACCGAAGCCGCGGTTGAGTCGCTCAATTCGCTGCCCGACGGCGGGGAGAGAGAAGCACTGAGGAGGTTGGCACAATGGATCGCATCCCGCACGGCGTGA